In a genomic window of Ralstonia nicotianae:
- a CDS encoding IS3 family transposase (programmed frameshift) gives MEVLTEPERRRRRTAQEKIAIVQETLAPGASVSAVARRHGVNPNQVFGWRKQYQEGSLAAVQAGETVVPASELAAAIKEIKELQRLLGKKTMEVEILKEAVEWGRFKKPDCALALVAGGRPLKTVCEVLGVARSGVAVKQVRSSGWQDGRRAKLTDDTELVEEILAHVAHLPTYGYRRIWALLRRSREIVGAPCINHKRVYRVMREHQLLLSRPGVRRDKRRHDGRVAVDRSNARWCSDGFEFRCDDGTPLRVTFALDCCDREAISWAATTGGHSGDVVRDVMLAAVEQRFGTTQATQPIEWLTDNGSAYIDHRTRRFARELGLEPLTTPVRSPQSNGMAESFVKTMKHNYVAYMDKPDAPTALSRLAVAFEHYNERHPHKALKYRSPREFRRAAASST, from the exons ATCGAAGTTCTGACCGAGCCGGAGCGCCGTCGTCGGCGCACGGCACAGGAAAAAATCGCCATCGTGCAGGAAACGCTGGCACCGGGCGCATCGGTGTCTGCCGTTGCGCGGCGGCACGGCGTGAACCCGAACCAGGTGTTCGGCTGGCGCAAGCAATACCAGGAAGGCAGCCTGGCGGCAGTGCAAGCGGGCGAAACCGTTGTGCCTGCATCGGAGCTGGCCGCAGCCATCAAGGAAATCAAGGAACTGCAGCGGCTACTCGGAAAGAAAACGATGGAAGTCGAAATCCTGAAAGAAGCCGTCGAGTGGGGTCGGT TCAAAAAACCTGATTGCGCGCTCGCCCTTGTTGCCGGGGGACGACCATTGAAAACGGTCTGCGAAGTTCTCGGCGTGGCGCGCTCTGGCGTGGCGGTGAAGCAGGTTCGCTCGTCCGGTTGGCAAGATGGTCGCCGTGCCAAGCTGACCGACGACACGGAACTGGTCGAGGAAATCCTGGCCCATGTGGCGCACTTGCCGACCTACGGCTACCGGCGCATCTGGGCGCTGCTGCGACGCAGTCGTGAGATAGTCGGCGCGCCGTGCATCAACCACAAGCGCGTCTATCGGGTCATGCGCGAGCATCAGTTGCTGCTGAGCCGTCCTGGCGTGCGTCGAGACAAGCGGCGACACGACGGTCGGGTAGCCGTGGACCGGAGCAATGCTCGTTGGTGCTCGGATGGCTTCGAATTCCGTTGCGACGATGGCACGCCGCTGCGCGTAACGTTCGCGTTGGACTGCTGCGACCGAGAAGCGATTAGCTGGGCGGCAACCACAGGCGGACATAGCGGTGACGTAGTGCGTGACGTGATGCTGGCTGCGGTGGAACAGCGTTTCGGCACCACGCAGGCTACTCAGCCCATCGAATGGCTGACGGACAATGGCTCGGCCTACATCGACCACCGCACGCGCCGCTTTGCGCGCGAGCTGGGCCTGGAGCCACTGACCACGCCCGTGCGTTCGCCGCAGAGCAATGGCATGGCCGAATCATTCGTGAAGACCATGAAGCACAATTACGTCGCCTATATGGACAAGCCCGATGCGCCAACGGCGCTCTCGCGTCTGGCTGTTGCGTTTGAGCATTACAACGAGCGTCACCCGCACAAAGCCCTGAAATACCGCTCGCCTCGCGAGTTCAGGCGTGCTGCCGCGTCATCAACCTAA